The Vibrio kanaloae genome has a window encoding:
- a CDS encoding glutaredoxin family protein, which produces MAFQLTEQLNISHHVNVVDIAFDDELFSRYGVTIPVLKFESSDCSQSSELNWPFGLLELNDWLKKNGITYNS; this is translated from the coding sequence ATGGCATTCCAACTCACGGAACAGTTAAACATTAGCCATCACGTCAACGTTGTCGACATTGCATTTGATGATGAGCTCTTTTCCCGTTACGGGGTCACTATTCCGGTACTCAAATTTGAAAGCTCTGACTGTTCTCAAAGCTCAGAGCTTAACTGGCCATTTGGCTTGTTAGAACTTAATGATTGGTTAAAGAAGAATGGCATTACTTACAATTCATAA
- the rlmKL gene encoding bifunctional 23S rRNA (guanine(2069)-N(7))-methyltransferase RlmK/23S rRNA (guanine(2445)-N(2))-methyltransferase RlmL, whose translation MNQYLAVTSNGLENLLVEELTQLGITNAKPVQAGVKFKATNEQIYRCCLWSRLASRFVRVLSEFTCMDDMDLYLSTTAVNWVNQFHSSKRFVVDFNGTNNEIRNSQYGAMKVKDAVVDCFEKKSLPRPSISKENPDVRIHVRLHRDKAILGVDMVGSGLHQRGYRPESGRAPLRETLAAAILLRSGWDATKPFLDPMCGSGTLVIEAAMMAANLAPGVKRQKWCFESLEDFEPELWAEVKAEANVQGRRGVKKVECKFYGYDNDERMIKTARDNARRAGVEELIEFEVGDAAKLKRPTEFTDGVIVSNPPYGERLGTEPGLIALYTAFGAQLKAEFGGCNASIFSSSDELLSCLRMRADKQFKLNNGALPCHQKNYSISDRPMSERPAGEQEQLIAPDFANRLKKNIGKIGKWAKKEQLDCYRIYDADLPEYNVAIDVYPGHLVIQEYAAPKDVPEEKAKRRLTDIIRASIQVTGVEANNVVLKVRQKQKGRSQYQKMAQDSSNLEVNEYGVKLIVNLHDYLDTGLFLDHKITRRRIGEMAAGKDFLNLFAYTGSASVHAAVGGARSTTTVDMSNTYLEWAKQNMELNGRVGRQHQFVQADCLQWLVKEQGSYDLIFIDPPTFSNSKRMDQSFDVQRDHIQLMENLKRLLREEGTIVFSNNKRHFKMDLEGLEALGLKAQNISAKTLPLDFSRNKHIHNCWLITHK comes from the coding sequence ATGAATCAATATCTAGCGGTTACCTCAAATGGCCTTGAGAATTTATTAGTTGAAGAACTAACCCAACTAGGGATTACAAACGCAAAACCTGTTCAAGCAGGTGTTAAATTCAAAGCGACCAATGAGCAAATTTATCGTTGTTGTTTATGGAGCCGTCTGGCTTCTCGATTTGTACGTGTCCTTTCTGAATTCACTTGTATGGACGACATGGATTTGTACCTATCAACCACTGCGGTTAACTGGGTAAATCAATTCCATAGCTCTAAGCGTTTCGTTGTTGACTTCAATGGTACGAACAACGAAATCCGTAATAGCCAATACGGTGCGATGAAAGTAAAAGATGCCGTTGTTGATTGCTTCGAGAAGAAGTCTTTGCCACGTCCTTCAATCAGCAAAGAAAATCCAGACGTTCGTATTCACGTTCGTCTACACCGTGATAAAGCGATTCTTGGTGTTGATATGGTAGGTAGCGGTCTTCACCAACGTGGTTACCGTCCTGAATCAGGTCGAGCACCATTACGTGAAACTCTTGCTGCTGCAATCCTTCTTCGAAGTGGTTGGGATGCAACTAAACCTTTCTTAGACCCTATGTGTGGTTCAGGTACGTTAGTGATTGAAGCGGCTATGATGGCTGCAAACCTGGCTCCAGGTGTTAAACGTCAGAAGTGGTGTTTTGAATCACTAGAAGACTTTGAACCTGAGCTATGGGCTGAAGTGAAAGCTGAAGCGAACGTTCAAGGCCGTCGTGGTGTTAAGAAAGTGGAATGTAAGTTCTATGGCTACGACAATGATGAACGTATGATCAAAACAGCGCGCGATAATGCTCGTCGTGCTGGTGTTGAAGAACTGATTGAATTCGAAGTAGGCGATGCTGCAAAGCTTAAGCGTCCTACCGAGTTTACTGATGGTGTGATTGTTTCTAACCCACCTTATGGTGAGCGTCTTGGTACAGAGCCGGGTCTTATTGCACTTTACACGGCGTTCGGCGCGCAGCTTAAAGCGGAATTTGGCGGTTGTAACGCGTCTATCTTCTCTAGTTCAGACGAACTACTGAGCTGCTTACGCATGCGTGCAGACAAACAGTTCAAATTGAACAACGGTGCATTACCGTGTCACCAAAAAAACTACTCAATTTCAGATCGTCCGATGTCAGAACGTCCAGCGGGCGAACAAGAACAACTGATTGCGCCAGACTTTGCAAACCGTCTTAAAAAGAACATCGGTAAAATTGGCAAGTGGGCTAAGAAAGAGCAACTAGATTGTTACCGTATCTACGATGCGGACTTACCAGAATACAATGTAGCGATTGACGTATACCCAGGTCATCTTGTGATTCAAGAATACGCAGCGCCTAAAGATGTACCGGAAGAGAAGGCAAAACGTCGCTTGACCGATATTATCCGTGCTTCTATTCAAGTAACGGGCGTTGAAGCAAACAACGTGGTTCTTAAGGTTCGTCAGAAGCAGAAAGGCCGTTCTCAATACCAGAAGATGGCTCAAGACTCATCTAATCTAGAAGTGAACGAATACGGCGTTAAGCTGATTGTTAATCTTCATGATTACCTAGATACAGGCTTGTTCTTAGATCATAAGATCACTCGTCGTCGTATTGGTGAGATGGCTGCAGGTAAAGATTTCCTAAACTTGTTTGCTTACACAGGTAGTGCATCTGTTCATGCTGCAGTGGGTGGCGCACGTTCTACAACAACGGTTGATATGTCGAATACCTACCTTGAGTGGGCAAAACAGAACATGGAGCTTAATGGCCGTGTTGGTCGTCAACATCAGTTTGTTCAAGCTGATTGCTTACAGTGGTTGGTTAAAGAGCAGGGTTCTTACGACCTGATCTTTATTGATCCACCTACGTTCTCAAACTCTAAGCGTATGGATCAATCTTTCGATGTTCAACGTGATCACATTCAGTTGATGGAAAACCTGAAGCGTCTTCTTCGTGAAGAAGGCACGATTGTGTTCTCTAACAACAAACGTCACTTCAAAATGGATCTAGAAGGTCTAGAAGCGTTAGGCCTTAAAGCTCAGAATATCTCAGCTAAGACGCTTCCATTGGACTTCTCTCGCAATAAGCACATTCATAACTGCTGGTTGATTACACATAAGTAG
- a CDS encoding cell division protein ZapC: protein MMLKPSDTWNWYYDDQQCSLMLNLGEDMVFKTNLVRNKLVDCAFKDNEFTVDDASAYQTFKEQISGLDLSEPRQAELALYCVAAKRFHKPVQPKSWFFDSQGTGHEYPQEGDIVQMNNEHSLGYFIVLEVGECASLCAFVDLEEFLLTPSKGLRFGDSIKVMHDRMVDANTILHKTHIAMVG, encoded by the coding sequence ATGATGCTTAAACCTAGCGATACATGGAATTGGTATTATGATGATCAGCAATGTTCATTAATGCTAAACCTCGGAGAGGATATGGTTTTTAAAACGAATCTGGTCCGCAACAAGCTGGTGGACTGCGCGTTTAAAGATAATGAATTCACTGTTGATGATGCATCTGCATACCAAACCTTCAAAGAACAAATTTCTGGCTTAGATCTATCTGAGCCTCGTCAAGCTGAACTGGCACTCTATTGTGTGGCAGCAAAGCGCTTCCATAAGCCTGTACAGCCTAAGAGTTGGTTTTTCGACTCACAAGGCACTGGCCATGAATATCCTCAAGAAGGGGATATTGTACAAATGAATAACGAGCATAGCTTAGGGTATTTCATTGTATTAGAAGTGGGAGAGTGTGCGAGCCTATGTGCATTTGTCGACCTAGAAGAGTTCCTGCTGACGCCTTCAAAAGGGCTGCGCTTTGGAGACTCAATCAAAGTAATGCACGATAGAATGGTAGACGCGAATACTATCCTGCATAAAACACACATAGCGATGGTAGGTTAG
- the pyrD gene encoding quinone-dependent dihydroorotate dehydrogenase has translation MLYRLARTGFFQLDAEKAHDLAIQNFKRFTGTPIDLLYRQQLPHRPVECMGLTFKNPVGLAAGLDKNGECIDAFGAMGFGFVEVGTVTPRPQAGNDKPRLFRLVEAEGIINRMGFNNLGVDNLVENVKKSNYDGILGINIGKNKDTPIEKGAEDYLICMEKVYQYAGYIAVNISSPNTPGLRSLQYGEALDDLLSELKTKQSELEAKHGKYVPLALKIAPDLSDDEISQICESLIKNKIDGVIATNTTLDRSIVEGMKHCDEAGGLSGRPVQSRSTEVVRKLHEELGDQLPIIGVGGVDSYVAAKEKMMAGAKLVQVYSGFIYKGPGLVGDIVKNL, from the coding sequence ATGCTTTACCGTCTAGCCAGAACTGGCTTTTTCCAACTTGATGCCGAAAAGGCACATGATCTTGCAATCCAAAATTTCAAACGCTTCACCGGTACACCTATTGATCTTTTGTATCGTCAACAATTACCTCACCGACCTGTAGAGTGTATGGGTCTTACTTTTAAAAACCCAGTTGGCCTTGCTGCCGGCCTAGACAAAAACGGCGAATGTATTGATGCATTTGGCGCAATGGGTTTTGGTTTCGTGGAAGTAGGGACTGTTACTCCTCGTCCACAAGCAGGTAACGACAAACCTCGTTTGTTCCGTCTTGTTGAAGCCGAAGGTATTATCAACCGCATGGGCTTCAATAACCTAGGCGTCGACAACCTTGTGGAGAATGTTAAGAAGTCAAACTATGACGGAATTTTAGGTATCAACATCGGTAAGAACAAAGACACACCAATTGAAAAGGGTGCGGAGGATTACCTGATCTGTATGGAGAAGGTATATCAATACGCAGGTTACATTGCGGTAAATATCTCTTCACCAAATACTCCAGGACTTCGTTCATTACAATATGGTGAAGCTCTTGATGATTTATTGTCTGAATTGAAAACCAAGCAATCTGAATTAGAAGCGAAGCATGGTAAATATGTCCCGCTTGCTCTTAAGATCGCTCCAGATCTAAGTGATGACGAAATCAGCCAGATTTGCGAATCATTGATCAAAAATAAGATCGATGGTGTGATCGCAACCAACACAACATTAGATCGCAGTATTGTTGAAGGCATGAAGCATTGCGATGAAGCGGGTGGCCTAAGTGGACGTCCTGTTCAATCTCGCAGTACTGAAGTGGTTCGTAAACTCCACGAAGAGTTGGGTGACCAACTGCCGATCATTGGGGTAGGTGGTGTTGACTCTTATGTTGCTGCAAAAGAGAAAATGATGGCTGGCGCTAAGCTTGTACAAGTTTACTCTGGTTTCATTTACAAAGGTCCAGGCCTTGTAGGCGACATCGTCAAAAATTTATAA
- a CDS encoding NAD-glutamate dehydrogenase, with protein sequence MTARETVVPVLLEKVYKLIQDKLDLAHRPLVTQLAQHLFSNVSQDDLIQRNESDLYGAVVSLWHHINEKKPDEISVRVFNPTVSRQGWQSTHTIVEIVVPDSPFLVDSVKMALTRLDLSSHLMLHNPTQIDRSGAGSVVGVSNNKGAFQSLFHIEVDRLSSKAEMTALKTELLDIFTDTSLVVNDWLKMVERLEEVTNKVEKQKDSIPVDGQRFDETLAFLRWLGEHNFTFMGYKEYDLVSVNGDTELQPTKEQGLGLFANSDRVRNVKLSEFSDSARLEAKKPYVLILTKGNTASRIHRPAYNDYIGIKKFDKNGKVIGEHRFTGLYTSAVYNQTVETIPLVREKVERIIEASGYREGSYSYKALHNILENYPRDELLQAREEELLEVGTGVVQMQDRDLLRLFVRKDPFGRFFSCMVYVTKDRYNTELRRQTQRILKQYFGCEQEVEFTTYFSESPLARTHYIVRVDNNNMDVDVKTIEQNLMEVSSTWDDRLSESIIANFGESKGLPLSKEYMRAFPRSYKEDMMPGSAVADIESLEALSEDNRLGMLFYRPQEEAADSKAVRLKLFYHSDEPIHLSEVMPMLENFGLRVIGESPYEVRKTNGLTYWILDFSMLHKSDKTVDLREARDLFQQAFAAIWAGELDSDGFNRLVLGAGLSGREISILRAYARYMRQVGFPFSQQYIEDTLSHYPELAKGLVSLFGKRFDPKLKGSAKGQQDLIKKITEQLDHVESLDDDRIIRRYMEMITATLRTNYYQLDENKQFKPWLALKMRPSEIPDIPAPVPAFEIFVYAPDIEGVHLRAGKVARGGLRWSDRQEDFRTEILGLVKAQQVKNTVIVPVGAKGGFVCKRQHTMSGRDEIFAEGQRCYKRFIRALLDVSDNIIEGEVIPPKSVIRHDEDDPYLVVAADKGTATFSDIANSVAGEYNFWLGDAFASGGSNGYDHKAMGITAKGGWESVKRHFREMGINCQTTDFTAVGVGDMAGDVFGNGMLLSKHIRLQAAFNHMHIFIDPNPDSASSWVERDRLFNLPRSSWEDYNKDLISQGGGIFSRRAKSIPLTPEIQKMLGTKKASMAPNDLIKAILSMKVDLLWNGGIGTYVKSSNETHTDVGDRANDVLRIDGRDLKAKVVGEGGNLGMTQLGRIEYALTGGRVNTDFVDNVGGVDCSDNEVNIKIFLNGLVSNGDLTVKQRNQVLESMEDEVGDIVLDDAYCQAESISVTEHQGVGLVKEQIRFIHTMEKAGYLDRGLEYIPDDETLLEREKQGQALTRPELSVLIAYGKMVLKEDLVSDDIANDEFHAQQLMQYFPTELRRNYSQHMDNHPLRAEIIATALANQMVNEMGCNFVTRLQEETGANIVEIANAYAASREIYGLGKVLKSIRELDNISSSEAQYELLYHVRRTLRRLARWLLRNRNGKQSVNALIELYQGDVAAITEKLDENLVASEVEEHQAMAQLWIDQGVNAELANSVARLSSLYSALDISTVARETGKTVQQASKLYFNLGDRLSLHWFLKQINGQAVDNNWQALARAAFREDLDWQQRQLTGQVLNCGCGADLDVIKALDDWMESNSVSLHRWESILNEFKVGSVHEFAKFSVALRELMLLNLNCMSTD encoded by the coding sequence ATGACCGCACGTGAAACTGTGGTTCCAGTTTTACTTGAAAAAGTGTACAAACTCATTCAAGACAAACTTGACCTTGCTCATCGACCTCTCGTAACTCAACTTGCTCAACATTTGTTTAGTAATGTTTCTCAAGACGACTTAATCCAAAGAAACGAATCTGATTTATATGGTGCTGTAGTTAGTTTATGGCATCACATCAACGAAAAAAAACCTGACGAAATTTCTGTTCGAGTATTTAATCCAACAGTAAGTCGCCAAGGTTGGCAATCTACTCACACCATCGTTGAGATAGTGGTACCAGACAGCCCATTCCTCGTTGATTCTGTAAAAATGGCATTAACACGCTTGGATCTTTCTTCTCACCTTATGCTGCATAATCCAACGCAAATTGATCGTTCTGGCGCCGGAAGTGTGGTTGGCGTGAGTAACAATAAAGGCGCGTTCCAGTCGCTTTTCCATATCGAAGTGGATCGTCTTAGCAGCAAAGCCGAAATGACAGCGCTTAAAACGGAACTACTGGATATTTTCACAGATACTAGCTTAGTTGTGAATGACTGGCTTAAAATGGTTGAAAGACTTGAAGAAGTAACTAATAAAGTTGAAAAGCAAAAAGATAGCATACCAGTTGACGGTCAGCGCTTTGATGAAACGTTGGCGTTTCTTCGTTGGTTAGGTGAACACAACTTTACCTTTATGGGCTACAAGGAATATGACCTTGTATCTGTGAATGGTGACACTGAGCTGCAACCGACTAAAGAGCAAGGTCTTGGTTTGTTCGCAAATTCAGATCGCGTACGTAATGTTAAGTTGTCGGAGTTTTCTGATTCGGCACGCTTAGAGGCAAAAAAACCTTATGTACTTATTCTCACCAAGGGAAACACGGCTTCACGTATTCATCGACCTGCTTACAATGATTATATCGGTATTAAGAAGTTTGATAAGAATGGAAAGGTAATCGGTGAACATCGTTTTACCGGTCTTTATACCTCTGCCGTGTACAACCAAACTGTTGAAACGATTCCATTGGTTCGTGAAAAAGTAGAGCGTATTATTGAGGCGAGTGGTTACCGTGAGGGGTCGTACTCTTACAAAGCACTGCATAACATTCTTGAAAATTACCCGCGTGATGAACTGCTTCAAGCTCGTGAAGAAGAGCTACTGGAAGTCGGTACTGGCGTTGTGCAAATGCAAGATCGTGACCTTCTACGCTTGTTTGTTCGTAAAGACCCGTTTGGTCGCTTCTTTAGCTGTATGGTTTATGTAACAAAAGATCGTTACAACACTGAACTTCGTCGTCAAACGCAGCGCATCTTGAAGCAGTACTTTGGCTGCGAACAAGAAGTTGAATTTACAACTTATTTCTCTGAAAGCCCGCTGGCGAGAACGCATTATATTGTTCGTGTTGATAACAACAACATGGATGTGGACGTGAAAACAATTGAGCAGAATTTAATGGAAGTATCGTCTACGTGGGATGACCGCTTATCTGAGTCAATCATTGCTAACTTTGGTGAAAGTAAAGGACTCCCACTGTCTAAAGAGTACATGCGTGCGTTCCCACGCTCGTACAAAGAAGACATGATGCCTGGTTCTGCGGTGGCCGATATCGAGAGTTTGGAAGCATTAAGCGAAGATAACAGACTTGGTATGCTGTTCTACCGTCCTCAAGAAGAAGCAGCAGATTCGAAAGCCGTTCGTTTGAAACTGTTTTATCACAGTGACGAGCCAATTCACCTTTCTGAAGTAATGCCAATGCTTGAAAACTTTGGTCTACGTGTGATTGGCGAGTCCCCTTACGAAGTGCGTAAGACCAATGGTTTAACATATTGGATCTTGGACTTTTCAATGCTGCATAAGAGCGACAAGACCGTTGATCTTCGTGAAGCTCGCGATCTTTTCCAACAAGCCTTTGCGGCAATTTGGGCGGGCGAGTTAGACAGTGATGGTTTCAACCGCTTGGTATTGGGCGCTGGTCTTTCTGGCCGTGAAATCTCAATCTTACGTGCTTATGCTCGTTATATGCGTCAAGTTGGTTTCCCATTCAGCCAACAATACATTGAAGACACATTGTCTCATTACCCAGAGTTAGCTAAAGGGTTAGTGAGCTTATTCGGCAAGCGTTTTGACCCGAAACTGAAGGGTAGCGCAAAAGGTCAACAAGATCTTATTAAGAAGATCACTGAACAGTTGGATCATGTAGAAAGCTTGGATGATGATCGTATCATTCGTCGTTACATGGAAATGATCACTGCGACACTTCGTACTAACTATTACCAGTTAGACGAAAACAAACAGTTTAAACCTTGGTTGGCTCTGAAAATGAGACCAAGCGAGATTCCAGATATTCCGGCTCCTGTCCCTGCATTCGAGATTTTTGTCTATGCGCCTGATATAGAAGGTGTGCATTTACGCGCAGGTAAAGTCGCTCGTGGTGGTTTGCGTTGGTCAGATCGTCAAGAAGATTTCCGTACTGAGATTCTAGGCTTAGTTAAAGCACAGCAAGTTAAGAACACAGTAATTGTCCCAGTTGGTGCTAAAGGTGGTTTCGTTTGTAAACGCCAGCACACAATGTCTGGCCGTGATGAAATCTTCGCTGAAGGTCAACGTTGTTACAAACGTTTCATTCGTGCATTACTGGATGTATCTGACAACATCATCGAAGGCGAGGTTATTCCTCCTAAGAGCGTGATTCGTCACGATGAAGATGACCCTTACTTGGTTGTTGCAGCCGATAAAGGTACCGCGACATTCTCAGATATCGCCAACTCAGTAGCTGGAGAGTACAACTTTTGGCTGGGTGATGCATTTGCATCTGGTGGCTCAAACGGTTACGACCATAAAGCAATGGGTATCACGGCTAAAGGTGGCTGGGAATCCGTTAAGCGTCACTTCCGTGAAATGGGCATCAACTGCCAAACAACAGATTTCACTGCAGTTGGTGTGGGTGACATGGCGGGCGACGTGTTTGGTAACGGTATGCTGCTATCTAAGCACATTCGCTTACAAGCTGCGTTTAACCACATGCACATCTTCATTGACCCAAATCCAGATTCAGCATCAAGTTGGGTAGAGCGTGATCGTCTGTTTAATCTGCCTCGTTCAAGCTGGGAAGATTACAATAAAGATTTGATTTCTCAAGGTGGCGGCATCTTCTCTCGTCGCGCGAAATCTATCCCTTTAACACCTGAAATTCAGAAAATGCTGGGTACCAAAAAAGCATCAATGGCGCCAAATGATTTGATCAAAGCGATCTTGTCTATGAAAGTGGATCTACTTTGGAATGGCGGTATTGGTACTTATGTTAAGTCTTCAAACGAGACTCATACCGATGTAGGTGACCGTGCAAATGACGTGCTACGTATTGACGGCCGTGACCTGAAAGCTAAGGTTGTTGGTGAAGGCGGTAACTTGGGTATGACGCAATTGGGTCGTATTGAGTACGCTCTAACGGGCGGTCGAGTTAATACTGACTTTGTTGATAACGTTGGTGGTGTAGATTGTTCGGATAATGAAGTTAACATTAAGATCTTCTTGAATGGCTTGGTGTCTAATGGTGATCTAACCGTTAAGCAACGTAACCAAGTTCTTGAATCTATGGAAGACGAAGTAGGTGATATCGTACTAGACGACGCTTACTGCCAAGCTGAGTCTATCTCTGTTACTGAGCATCAAGGTGTAGGCTTAGTGAAAGAGCAGATCCGCTTTATCCACACAATGGAAAAAGCAGGGTACTTGGATCGTGGTTTGGAATACATCCCAGATGACGAAACGCTGCTAGAGCGTGAGAAGCAAGGTCAAGCACTAACAAGACCTGAGCTATCAGTATTGATCGCTTACGGTAAAATGGTTCTAAAAGAAGATCTTGTGAGCGATGATATTGCGAATGATGAGTTCCATGCTCAACAACTGATGCAATACTTCCCAACAGAGTTACGCCGTAACTACTCTCAGCACATGGATAACCATCCACTTCGTGCAGAGATCATTGCGACTGCGCTTGCTAACCAAATGGTTAACGAGATGGGCTGTAACTTCGTGACTCGTTTGCAAGAAGAGACAGGCGCAAACATTGTTGAGATTGCAAATGCTTACGCGGCATCCCGTGAGATTTACGGTTTAGGTAAAGTTCTGAAAAGCATTCGTGAGCTGGATAATATCTCAAGCTCTGAAGCTCAATACGAGTTGCTTTATCATGTGCGTCGTACGCTTCGTCGTCTAGCGCGTTGGTTATTAAGAAACCGCAATGGTAAGCAATCAGTGAATGCATTGATTGAACTTTACCAAGGGGATGTGGCGGCTATTACTGAGAAACTGGATGAAAACCTAGTGGCTTCAGAAGTAGAAGAGCATCAAGCAATGGCTCAACTATGGATTGACCAAGGTGTCAACGCTGAGTTGGCTAATTCAGTGGCTCGTTTGTCTAGCCTGTACTCAGCACTGGATATATCTACAGTGGCTCGTGAAACCGGTAAAACAGTACAACAAGCGTCTAAGCTTTACTTTAACCTTGGTGACCGTTTGTCTCTGCACTGGTTCTTGAAACAAATCAATGGCCAAGCAGTGGACAACAACTGGCAAGCTCTGGCACGTGCGGCATTCAGAGAAGATCTGGATTGGCAGCAACGTCAGCTAACTGGCCAAGTGCTTAATTGCGGTTGTGGTGCCGACCTTGATGTGATTAAAGCATTGGATGATTGGATGGAAAGTAACTCTGTTTCTCTGCATCGTTGGGAAAGTATCTTGAACGAATTCAAAGTTGGTTCGGTTCATGAATTTGCTAAGTTCTCAGTAGCGTTGCGAGAGTTGATGCTATTGAACTTAAACTGCATGTCGACAGACTAG